One Osmerus mordax isolate fOsmMor3 chromosome 26, fOsmMor3.pri, whole genome shotgun sequence DNA segment encodes these proteins:
- the LOC136936212 gene encoding arf-GAP with coiled-coil, ANK repeat and PH domain-containing protein 2-like isoform X2 — MKITVEFEECLKDSPRFRATIEEVEGDVCELESKLDKLVKLCIGMIDAGKAYNTANKQFVSGIRELAQQSSKDEVVESSLTKFAESLQEMINYHTILFDQVQRSIKTQLLTFVKEDLRKFKEAKKQFDKVSEEKEAALTKNAQAPRNKQHEVEEATNILTATRKCFRHIVLDYVLQINVLQSKRRSEILKSMLSFMYAHLTFFHQGYDLFSELQPLMKQLGGQLDQLVVDAAKEKRDMEQKHSTIQQKDFSNDDTKLEYNVDADNGIAMEGYLFKRASNAFKTWNRRWFSIQNNQLVYQKKFKDNPTVVVEDLRLCTVKHCEDIERRFCFEVVSPTKSCMMQADSEKLRQAWIKAVQNSIATAFREKGEDEKLDRKSSTSTGSLDSGGEPKEKPLKGESALQRVLAIAGNTCCCDCGQADPRWASINLGITLCIQCSGIHRSLGVHFSKVRSLTLDTWEPELLKLMCELGNGVINQIYEARREELGARKPQPGDPRQEIEAYIRAKYVDRRFVRRPSDEELRTKVVSLSKQEKRLSSSSEHLPPRPPPPTPKLRPASNVSGQSVRSADSGIQNSADGSREMLANTPSTNSLTEAEAAEPPPMAMPSTLPPPSPCKEAVVFYEPKEYSPGLQLYWAACARSLPDMAEALAHGAEVNWVNTEDDKRTPLIMAVQGGSLVTCEFLLQNAANVNQQDAQGRGPLHHATILGHTGQVCLFLKRGANQNAADIEAKTPLSMAVDAANADIVTLLRLAKMNEEMREAEGPYSQSGDETYQDIFQDFSHMASNDPDKLNRYQQYDLPRP, encoded by the exons TCCAGCCTCACAAAGTTTGCGGAAAGTCTGCAGGAGATGATCAACTATCACACG ATTTTATTTGACCAGGTCCAGAGATCGATCAAGACCCAACTTCTAACGTTTGTTAAAGA GGACCTGCGGAAGTTCAAGGAGGCCAAGAAGCAGTTCGACAAGGTgagcgaggagaaggaggcggcCCTGACAAAGAACGCCCAGGCGCCCCGCAACAAGCAGcacgaggtggaggaggccacCAACATCCTCACCGCCACCCGCAAGTGCTTCCGACACATCGTCCTCGACTACGTCCTCCAG ATCAACGTCCTACAATCCAAGAGAAGATCCGAAATCCTAAAATCG atgctGTCCTTCATGTACGCCCACCTGACTTTCTTCCACCAGGGGTACGACCTCTTCAGTGAACTCCAGCCCCTAATGAAACAGTTGGGAGGACAG ttgGACCAGCTGGTGGTGGATGCAgccaaagagaagagagacatgGAGCAGAAACACTCCACCATCCAACAGAAG GACTTCTCGAATGACGACACCAAGCTGGAGTACAATGTGGACGCAGACAACGGCATCGCGATGGAGGGCTACCTGTTCAAGAGGGCCAGCAACGCTTTCAAAACATGGAATAG GCGTTGGTTTTCCATTCAGAACAATCAGCTAGTCTACCAGAAGAAGTTCAAG GACAACCCtacggtggtggtggaggacctGAGGCTCTGCACCGTCAAACACTGCGAGGACATCGAGCGCCGCTTCTGTTTCGAGGTGGTGTCCCCCACCAA gagcTGCATGATGCAGGCCGACTCGGAGAAGCTGAGGCAAGCCTGGATCAAAGCCGTCCAGAACAGCATCGCCACCGCCttcagggagaagggagaggacgaG AAGCTGGACAGAaagtcctccacctccacaggcAGCCTGGACTCTGGCGGCGAGCCCAAGGAGAAGCCCCTGAAGGGGGAGAGCGCCCTCCAGAGGGTCCTGGCCATCGCGGGGAACACCTGCTGCTGCGACTGTGGCCAGGCCGACCCGCGCTGGGCCAGCATCAACCTGGGCATCACCCTCTGTATCCAGTGCTCCGGCATCCACAG GAGTCTTGGGGTCCACTTCTCCAAGGTGCGCTCGCTAACTCTGGACACGTGGGAGCCAGAGCTCCTCAAG TTGATGTGTGAGCTAGGGAACGGAGTGATTAACCAGATCTATGAGGCACGCAGAGAAGAACTGGGAGCCAGGAAGCCCCAGCCAGGAGACcccag acaGGAGATCGAGGCCTACATCAGGGCCAAGTACGTGGACCGCAGGTTCGTGCGCCGGCCGTCCGACGAGGAGCTGCGGACCAAGGTGGTGTCCCTGAGCAAGCAGGAGAAGAGGCTGAGCAGCAGCTCGGAGCACCTGCCCCCGCGGCCCCCGCCGCCCACGCCCAAGCTGCGCCCGGCCTCCAACGTCTCCGGACAGTCCG TAAGAAGTGCTGACAGTGGGATCCAGAACAGCGCTGATGGGAGCAGGGAGATGCTGGCCAACACCCCGTCTACTAACAGCTTAACAGAAGCAG aagcAGCCGAGCCCCCCCCCATGGCCatgccctccaccctgcccccgcCGTCCCCCTGCAAGGAGGCGGTGGTGTTCTACGAGCCCAAGGAGTACTCCCCGGGCCTGCAGCTGTACTGGGCCGCCTGCGCCCGCAGCCTGCCCGACATGGCCGAGGCCCTGGCCCACGGCGCCGAGGTCAACTGGGTCAACACGGAGGACGACAAGAGGACCCCCCTCATCATGGCCGTGCAGGGG GGCTCGTTGGTCACCTGCGAGTTCCTGCTCCAGAACGCGGCCAACGTCAACCAGCAGGACGCCCAGGGCCGAGGGCCCCTGCACCATGCCACCATCCTGGGCCACACGGG ACAAGTATGTTTATTCTTGAAAAGAGGAGCCAATCAGAATGCGGCAGACATCGAGGCGAAAACCCCCCTGTCCATGGCGGTGGATGCGGCCAATGCAGACATAGTCACATT GCTGCGATTGGCCAAGATGAACGAGGAGATGCGTGAGGCGGAGGGGCCCTACAGCCAATCAG GAGACGAAACCTACCAAGACATTTTCCAGGACTTTTCCCACATGGCGTCAAATGACCCAGACAAGCTGAACCGTTACCAGCAGTATGACTTGCCCAGGCCTTGA
- the LOC136936212 gene encoding arf-GAP with coiled-coil, ANK repeat and PH domain-containing protein 2-like isoform X1, whose product MKITVEFEECLKDSPRFRATIEEVEGDVCELESKLDKLVKLCIGMIDAGKAYNTANKQFVSGIRELAQQSSKDEVVESSLTKFAESLQEMINYHTILFDQVQRSIKTQLLTFVKEDLRKFKEAKKQFDKVSEEKEAALTKNAQAPRNKQHEVEEATNILTATRKCFRHIVLDYVLQINVLQSKRRSEILKSMLSFMYAHLTFFHQGYDLFSELQPLMKQLGGQLDQLVVDAAKEKRDMEQKHSTIQQKAALQEVTELDPLPDGRSFCAWRSTSDFSNDDTKLEYNVDADNGIAMEGYLFKRASNAFKTWNRRWFSIQNNQLVYQKKFKDNPTVVVEDLRLCTVKHCEDIERRFCFEVVSPTKSCMMQADSEKLRQAWIKAVQNSIATAFREKGEDEKLDRKSSTSTGSLDSGGEPKEKPLKGESALQRVLAIAGNTCCCDCGQADPRWASINLGITLCIQCSGIHRSLGVHFSKVRSLTLDTWEPELLKLMCELGNGVINQIYEARREELGARKPQPGDPRQEIEAYIRAKYVDRRFVRRPSDEELRTKVVSLSKQEKRLSSSSEHLPPRPPPPTPKLRPASNVSGQSVRSADSGIQNSADGSREMLANTPSTNSLTEAEAAEPPPMAMPSTLPPPSPCKEAVVFYEPKEYSPGLQLYWAACARSLPDMAEALAHGAEVNWVNTEDDKRTPLIMAVQGGSLVTCEFLLQNAANVNQQDAQGRGPLHHATILGHTGQVCLFLKRGANQNAADIEAKTPLSMAVDAANADIVTLLRLAKMNEEMREAEGPYSQSGDETYQDIFQDFSHMASNDPDKLNRYQQYDLPRP is encoded by the exons TCCAGCCTCACAAAGTTTGCGGAAAGTCTGCAGGAGATGATCAACTATCACACG ATTTTATTTGACCAGGTCCAGAGATCGATCAAGACCCAACTTCTAACGTTTGTTAAAGA GGACCTGCGGAAGTTCAAGGAGGCCAAGAAGCAGTTCGACAAGGTgagcgaggagaaggaggcggcCCTGACAAAGAACGCCCAGGCGCCCCGCAACAAGCAGcacgaggtggaggaggccacCAACATCCTCACCGCCACCCGCAAGTGCTTCCGACACATCGTCCTCGACTACGTCCTCCAG ATCAACGTCCTACAATCCAAGAGAAGATCCGAAATCCTAAAATCG atgctGTCCTTCATGTACGCCCACCTGACTTTCTTCCACCAGGGGTACGACCTCTTCAGTGAACTCCAGCCCCTAATGAAACAGTTGGGAGGACAG ttgGACCAGCTGGTGGTGGATGCAgccaaagagaagagagacatgGAGCAGAAACACTCCACCATCCAACAGAAG GCTGCTCTGCAG GAGGTGACAGAACTTGACCCGTTACCAGACGGACGGAGCTTTTGTGCTTGGAGGTCCACCTCC GACTTCTCGAATGACGACACCAAGCTGGAGTACAATGTGGACGCAGACAACGGCATCGCGATGGAGGGCTACCTGTTCAAGAGGGCCAGCAACGCTTTCAAAACATGGAATAG GCGTTGGTTTTCCATTCAGAACAATCAGCTAGTCTACCAGAAGAAGTTCAAG GACAACCCtacggtggtggtggaggacctGAGGCTCTGCACCGTCAAACACTGCGAGGACATCGAGCGCCGCTTCTGTTTCGAGGTGGTGTCCCCCACCAA gagcTGCATGATGCAGGCCGACTCGGAGAAGCTGAGGCAAGCCTGGATCAAAGCCGTCCAGAACAGCATCGCCACCGCCttcagggagaagggagaggacgaG AAGCTGGACAGAaagtcctccacctccacaggcAGCCTGGACTCTGGCGGCGAGCCCAAGGAGAAGCCCCTGAAGGGGGAGAGCGCCCTCCAGAGGGTCCTGGCCATCGCGGGGAACACCTGCTGCTGCGACTGTGGCCAGGCCGACCCGCGCTGGGCCAGCATCAACCTGGGCATCACCCTCTGTATCCAGTGCTCCGGCATCCACAG GAGTCTTGGGGTCCACTTCTCCAAGGTGCGCTCGCTAACTCTGGACACGTGGGAGCCAGAGCTCCTCAAG TTGATGTGTGAGCTAGGGAACGGAGTGATTAACCAGATCTATGAGGCACGCAGAGAAGAACTGGGAGCCAGGAAGCCCCAGCCAGGAGACcccag acaGGAGATCGAGGCCTACATCAGGGCCAAGTACGTGGACCGCAGGTTCGTGCGCCGGCCGTCCGACGAGGAGCTGCGGACCAAGGTGGTGTCCCTGAGCAAGCAGGAGAAGAGGCTGAGCAGCAGCTCGGAGCACCTGCCCCCGCGGCCCCCGCCGCCCACGCCCAAGCTGCGCCCGGCCTCCAACGTCTCCGGACAGTCCG TAAGAAGTGCTGACAGTGGGATCCAGAACAGCGCTGATGGGAGCAGGGAGATGCTGGCCAACACCCCGTCTACTAACAGCTTAACAGAAGCAG aagcAGCCGAGCCCCCCCCCATGGCCatgccctccaccctgcccccgcCGTCCCCCTGCAAGGAGGCGGTGGTGTTCTACGAGCCCAAGGAGTACTCCCCGGGCCTGCAGCTGTACTGGGCCGCCTGCGCCCGCAGCCTGCCCGACATGGCCGAGGCCCTGGCCCACGGCGCCGAGGTCAACTGGGTCAACACGGAGGACGACAAGAGGACCCCCCTCATCATGGCCGTGCAGGGG GGCTCGTTGGTCACCTGCGAGTTCCTGCTCCAGAACGCGGCCAACGTCAACCAGCAGGACGCCCAGGGCCGAGGGCCCCTGCACCATGCCACCATCCTGGGCCACACGGG ACAAGTATGTTTATTCTTGAAAAGAGGAGCCAATCAGAATGCGGCAGACATCGAGGCGAAAACCCCCCTGTCCATGGCGGTGGATGCGGCCAATGCAGACATAGTCACATT GCTGCGATTGGCCAAGATGAACGAGGAGATGCGTGAGGCGGAGGGGCCCTACAGCCAATCAG GAGACGAAACCTACCAAGACATTTTCCAGGACTTTTCCCACATGGCGTCAAATGACCCAGACAAGCTGAACCGTTACCAGCAGTATGACTTGCCCAGGCCTTGA
- the LOC136936212 gene encoding arf-GAP with coiled-coil, ANK repeat and PH domain-containing protein 2-like isoform X3, with the protein MKITVEFEECLKDSPRFRATIEEVEGDVCELESKLDKLVKLCIGMIDAGKAYNTANKQFVSGIRELAQQSSKDEVVESSLTKFAESLQEMINYHTILFDQVQRSIKTQLLTFVKEDLRKFKEAKKQFDKVSEEKEAALTKNAQAPRNKQHEVEEATNILTATRKCFRHIVLDYVLQINVLQSKRRSEILKSMLSFMYAHLTFFHQGYDLFSELQPLMKQLGGQLDQLVVDAAKEKRDMEQKHSTIQQKDFSNDDTKLEYNVDADNGIAMEGYLFKRASNAFKTWNRRWFSIQNNQLVYQKKFKDNPTVVVEDLRLCTVKHCEDIERRFCFEVVSPTKSCMMQADSEKLRQAWIKAVQNSIATAFREKGEDELDRKSSTSTGSLDSGGEPKEKPLKGESALQRVLAIAGNTCCCDCGQADPRWASINLGITLCIQCSGIHRSLGVHFSKVRSLTLDTWEPELLKLMCELGNGVINQIYEARREELGARKPQPGDPRQEIEAYIRAKYVDRRFVRRPSDEELRTKVVSLSKQEKRLSSSSEHLPPRPPPPTPKLRPASNVSGQSVRSADSGIQNSADGSREMLANTPSTNSLTEAEAAEPPPMAMPSTLPPPSPCKEAVVFYEPKEYSPGLQLYWAACARSLPDMAEALAHGAEVNWVNTEDDKRTPLIMAVQGGSLVTCEFLLQNAANVNQQDAQGRGPLHHATILGHTGQVCLFLKRGANQNAADIEAKTPLSMAVDAANADIVTLLRLAKMNEEMREAEGPYSQSGDETYQDIFQDFSHMASNDPDKLNRYQQYDLPRP; encoded by the exons TCCAGCCTCACAAAGTTTGCGGAAAGTCTGCAGGAGATGATCAACTATCACACG ATTTTATTTGACCAGGTCCAGAGATCGATCAAGACCCAACTTCTAACGTTTGTTAAAGA GGACCTGCGGAAGTTCAAGGAGGCCAAGAAGCAGTTCGACAAGGTgagcgaggagaaggaggcggcCCTGACAAAGAACGCCCAGGCGCCCCGCAACAAGCAGcacgaggtggaggaggccacCAACATCCTCACCGCCACCCGCAAGTGCTTCCGACACATCGTCCTCGACTACGTCCTCCAG ATCAACGTCCTACAATCCAAGAGAAGATCCGAAATCCTAAAATCG atgctGTCCTTCATGTACGCCCACCTGACTTTCTTCCACCAGGGGTACGACCTCTTCAGTGAACTCCAGCCCCTAATGAAACAGTTGGGAGGACAG ttgGACCAGCTGGTGGTGGATGCAgccaaagagaagagagacatgGAGCAGAAACACTCCACCATCCAACAGAAG GACTTCTCGAATGACGACACCAAGCTGGAGTACAATGTGGACGCAGACAACGGCATCGCGATGGAGGGCTACCTGTTCAAGAGGGCCAGCAACGCTTTCAAAACATGGAATAG GCGTTGGTTTTCCATTCAGAACAATCAGCTAGTCTACCAGAAGAAGTTCAAG GACAACCCtacggtggtggtggaggacctGAGGCTCTGCACCGTCAAACACTGCGAGGACATCGAGCGCCGCTTCTGTTTCGAGGTGGTGTCCCCCACCAA gagcTGCATGATGCAGGCCGACTCGGAGAAGCTGAGGCAAGCCTGGATCAAAGCCGTCCAGAACAGCATCGCCACCGCCttcagggagaagggagaggacgaG CTGGACAGAaagtcctccacctccacaggcAGCCTGGACTCTGGCGGCGAGCCCAAGGAGAAGCCCCTGAAGGGGGAGAGCGCCCTCCAGAGGGTCCTGGCCATCGCGGGGAACACCTGCTGCTGCGACTGTGGCCAGGCCGACCCGCGCTGGGCCAGCATCAACCTGGGCATCACCCTCTGTATCCAGTGCTCCGGCATCCACAG GAGTCTTGGGGTCCACTTCTCCAAGGTGCGCTCGCTAACTCTGGACACGTGGGAGCCAGAGCTCCTCAAG TTGATGTGTGAGCTAGGGAACGGAGTGATTAACCAGATCTATGAGGCACGCAGAGAAGAACTGGGAGCCAGGAAGCCCCAGCCAGGAGACcccag acaGGAGATCGAGGCCTACATCAGGGCCAAGTACGTGGACCGCAGGTTCGTGCGCCGGCCGTCCGACGAGGAGCTGCGGACCAAGGTGGTGTCCCTGAGCAAGCAGGAGAAGAGGCTGAGCAGCAGCTCGGAGCACCTGCCCCCGCGGCCCCCGCCGCCCACGCCCAAGCTGCGCCCGGCCTCCAACGTCTCCGGACAGTCCG TAAGAAGTGCTGACAGTGGGATCCAGAACAGCGCTGATGGGAGCAGGGAGATGCTGGCCAACACCCCGTCTACTAACAGCTTAACAGAAGCAG aagcAGCCGAGCCCCCCCCCATGGCCatgccctccaccctgcccccgcCGTCCCCCTGCAAGGAGGCGGTGGTGTTCTACGAGCCCAAGGAGTACTCCCCGGGCCTGCAGCTGTACTGGGCCGCCTGCGCCCGCAGCCTGCCCGACATGGCCGAGGCCCTGGCCCACGGCGCCGAGGTCAACTGGGTCAACACGGAGGACGACAAGAGGACCCCCCTCATCATGGCCGTGCAGGGG GGCTCGTTGGTCACCTGCGAGTTCCTGCTCCAGAACGCGGCCAACGTCAACCAGCAGGACGCCCAGGGCCGAGGGCCCCTGCACCATGCCACCATCCTGGGCCACACGGG ACAAGTATGTTTATTCTTGAAAAGAGGAGCCAATCAGAATGCGGCAGACATCGAGGCGAAAACCCCCCTGTCCATGGCGGTGGATGCGGCCAATGCAGACATAGTCACATT GCTGCGATTGGCCAAGATGAACGAGGAGATGCGTGAGGCGGAGGGGCCCTACAGCCAATCAG GAGACGAAACCTACCAAGACATTTTCCAGGACTTTTCCCACATGGCGTCAAATGACCCAGACAAGCTGAACCGTTACCAGCAGTATGACTTGCCCAGGCCTTGA
- the LOC136936212 gene encoding arf-GAP with coiled-coil, ANK repeat and PH domain-containing protein 2-like isoform X4: MKITVEFEECLKDSPRFRATIEEVEGDVCELESKLDKLVKLCIGMIDAGKAYNTANKQFVSGIRELAQQSSKDEVVESSLTKFAESLQEMINYHTILFDQVQRSIKTQLLTFVKEDLRKFKEAKKQFDKVSEEKEAALTKNAQAPRNKQHEVEEATNILTATRKCFRHIVLDYVLQINVLQSKRRSEILKSMLSFMYAHLTFFHQGYDLFSELQPLMKQLGGQLDQLVVDAAKEKRDMEQKHSTIQQKAALQEVTELDPLPDGRSFCAWRSTSDFSNDDTKLEYNVDADNGIAMEGYLFKRASNAFKTWNRRWFSIQNNQLVYQKKFKDNPTVVVEDLRLCTVKHCEDIERRFCFEVVSPTKSCMMQADSEKLRQAWIKAVQNSIATAFREKGEDEKLDRKSSTSTGSLDSGGEPKEKPLKGESALQRVLAIAGNTCCCDCGQADPRWASINLGITLCIQCSGIHRSLGVHFSKVRSLTLDTWEPELLKLMCELGNGVINQIYEARREELGARKPQPGDPRQEIEAYIRAKYVDRRFVRRPSDEELRTKVVSLSKQEKRLSSSSEHLPPRPPPPTPKLRPASNVSGQSEAAEPPPMAMPSTLPPPSPCKEAVVFYEPKEYSPGLQLYWAACARSLPDMAEALAHGAEVNWVNTEDDKRTPLIMAVQGGSLVTCEFLLQNAANVNQQDAQGRGPLHHATILGHTGQVCLFLKRGANQNAADIEAKTPLSMAVDAANADIVTLLRLAKMNEEMREAEGPYSQSGDETYQDIFQDFSHMASNDPDKLNRYQQYDLPRP, encoded by the exons TCCAGCCTCACAAAGTTTGCGGAAAGTCTGCAGGAGATGATCAACTATCACACG ATTTTATTTGACCAGGTCCAGAGATCGATCAAGACCCAACTTCTAACGTTTGTTAAAGA GGACCTGCGGAAGTTCAAGGAGGCCAAGAAGCAGTTCGACAAGGTgagcgaggagaaggaggcggcCCTGACAAAGAACGCCCAGGCGCCCCGCAACAAGCAGcacgaggtggaggaggccacCAACATCCTCACCGCCACCCGCAAGTGCTTCCGACACATCGTCCTCGACTACGTCCTCCAG ATCAACGTCCTACAATCCAAGAGAAGATCCGAAATCCTAAAATCG atgctGTCCTTCATGTACGCCCACCTGACTTTCTTCCACCAGGGGTACGACCTCTTCAGTGAACTCCAGCCCCTAATGAAACAGTTGGGAGGACAG ttgGACCAGCTGGTGGTGGATGCAgccaaagagaagagagacatgGAGCAGAAACACTCCACCATCCAACAGAAG GCTGCTCTGCAG GAGGTGACAGAACTTGACCCGTTACCAGACGGACGGAGCTTTTGTGCTTGGAGGTCCACCTCC GACTTCTCGAATGACGACACCAAGCTGGAGTACAATGTGGACGCAGACAACGGCATCGCGATGGAGGGCTACCTGTTCAAGAGGGCCAGCAACGCTTTCAAAACATGGAATAG GCGTTGGTTTTCCATTCAGAACAATCAGCTAGTCTACCAGAAGAAGTTCAAG GACAACCCtacggtggtggtggaggacctGAGGCTCTGCACCGTCAAACACTGCGAGGACATCGAGCGCCGCTTCTGTTTCGAGGTGGTGTCCCCCACCAA gagcTGCATGATGCAGGCCGACTCGGAGAAGCTGAGGCAAGCCTGGATCAAAGCCGTCCAGAACAGCATCGCCACCGCCttcagggagaagggagaggacgaG AAGCTGGACAGAaagtcctccacctccacaggcAGCCTGGACTCTGGCGGCGAGCCCAAGGAGAAGCCCCTGAAGGGGGAGAGCGCCCTCCAGAGGGTCCTGGCCATCGCGGGGAACACCTGCTGCTGCGACTGTGGCCAGGCCGACCCGCGCTGGGCCAGCATCAACCTGGGCATCACCCTCTGTATCCAGTGCTCCGGCATCCACAG GAGTCTTGGGGTCCACTTCTCCAAGGTGCGCTCGCTAACTCTGGACACGTGGGAGCCAGAGCTCCTCAAG TTGATGTGTGAGCTAGGGAACGGAGTGATTAACCAGATCTATGAGGCACGCAGAGAAGAACTGGGAGCCAGGAAGCCCCAGCCAGGAGACcccag acaGGAGATCGAGGCCTACATCAGGGCCAAGTACGTGGACCGCAGGTTCGTGCGCCGGCCGTCCGACGAGGAGCTGCGGACCAAGGTGGTGTCCCTGAGCAAGCAGGAGAAGAGGCTGAGCAGCAGCTCGGAGCACCTGCCCCCGCGGCCCCCGCCGCCCACGCCCAAGCTGCGCCCGGCCTCCAACGTCTCCGGACAGTCCG aagcAGCCGAGCCCCCCCCCATGGCCatgccctccaccctgcccccgcCGTCCCCCTGCAAGGAGGCGGTGGTGTTCTACGAGCCCAAGGAGTACTCCCCGGGCCTGCAGCTGTACTGGGCCGCCTGCGCCCGCAGCCTGCCCGACATGGCCGAGGCCCTGGCCCACGGCGCCGAGGTCAACTGGGTCAACACGGAGGACGACAAGAGGACCCCCCTCATCATGGCCGTGCAGGGG GGCTCGTTGGTCACCTGCGAGTTCCTGCTCCAGAACGCGGCCAACGTCAACCAGCAGGACGCCCAGGGCCGAGGGCCCCTGCACCATGCCACCATCCTGGGCCACACGGG ACAAGTATGTTTATTCTTGAAAAGAGGAGCCAATCAGAATGCGGCAGACATCGAGGCGAAAACCCCCCTGTCCATGGCGGTGGATGCGGCCAATGCAGACATAGTCACATT GCTGCGATTGGCCAAGATGAACGAGGAGATGCGTGAGGCGGAGGGGCCCTACAGCCAATCAG GAGACGAAACCTACCAAGACATTTTCCAGGACTTTTCCCACATGGCGTCAAATGACCCAGACAAGCTGAACCGTTACCAGCAGTATGACTTGCCCAGGCCTTGA